A genomic window from Myxococcales bacterium includes:
- a CDS encoding ABC transporter permease, giving the protein MLWKRPFETRSTLHQMEMLGVKSMGIVSVTSIFIGMVMTIQFAFGLKRFGGLEYIPRVIVLSFLRELAPTLTAVIVGGRIGSGMTAEVGAMNVTEQVDAIRALGADPAKKLVLPRVLASVLIMPVLSVYALILGTVGAIVICAAQFGIAPKNFVLSALEVIKMGDFFSGLLKTPVFGFIIGIVGCHYGLRTSGGTEGVGLSTTRTVVAVSISILIADFLLTKLFMLFMPMAGG; this is encoded by the coding sequence ATGCTCTGGAAGCGACCCTTCGAGACGCGCTCGACGCTCCACCAGATGGAAATGCTCGGCGTGAAGTCGATGGGCATCGTCAGCGTGACGAGCATCTTCATCGGCATGGTCATGACGATCCAGTTCGCGTTCGGTCTGAAGCGCTTCGGTGGGCTCGAGTACATCCCGCGAGTCATCGTGCTCTCGTTCCTCCGCGAGCTCGCGCCCACCCTCACCGCCGTCATCGTGGGGGGGCGCATCGGCAGCGGCATGACGGCCGAGGTCGGGGCGATGAACGTGACCGAGCAGGTGGACGCGATCCGCGCGCTCGGCGCCGATCCGGCGAAGAAGCTCGTGCTCCCGCGGGTCTTGGCGAGCGTCCTCATCATGCCGGTGCTCAGCGTGTACGCGCTGATCCTGGGCACCGTCGGCGCGATCGTGATTTGCGCCGCCCAGTTCGGGATCGCGCCCAAGAATTTCGTGCTCTCGGCGCTCGAGGTCATCAAGATGGGTGACTTCTTCAGCGGTCTCCTGAAGACGCCGGTGTTCGGGTTCATCATCGGCATCGTCGGGTGCCACTACGGCCTGCGCACCTCGGGCGGCACCGAGGGCGTGGGCCTCTCGACCACGCGCACCGTGGTGGCAGTGAGCATCTCCATCCTCATCGCGGACTTCCTGCTGACCAAGCTCTTCATGCTCTTCATGCCGATGGCCGGTGGCTGA